The genomic interval GGTTTGCCATACATCAAGAAATATCGGGAAACTCGCGAATTGAATGTGGTTTTTTTGGTTGATGTATCGGGATCCCAGTTTTTGGGGACACAATATGCACTTAAAAAAGAACGCATTGCAGAAATTGTAGCTACGCTGGCATTTTCGGCGGTAGCCAATTCAGACCGCTGTTCCTTGATTATGTATTCGGACCGTCCGGAAAAGTATCTCCCACCCCGAAAAGGGCGTAATCGTGCTTTGGAGATAATCCGGGAAATTTTGTATTATGAACCCTCTAGCAGAGGCACTTCGTTGGCTGGAGCTTGTGAATATGCGGCGAAAATACTAGGCAAACGGGGGGTAGTGTTTCTGCTATCCGATTTTTTGGATAGTGGTTTTGAGAAACAAATGGGAATACTTGCTCAAAAACAGGATCTTATAGCACTTCAGGTAATGGATAAAAGCGAGATGGAGCTACCGGATGCCGGGATATTGAGATTTCGCGATCCTGAAACTGGAGCAGTGGGATATATAAATAGCTCTGATAAGCGTTTACGGCAAGCATACAAAGCCAAAGTTAGCCTAGAGCAAGAGAAATTGCAAGCCACACTCAAGAAGATGGCTTGCGACCATCTGTTGTTTTGTAATGAAGATTCGTATGTAAAGGTGCTGCGAGCCTTTTTTGCGTTGAGGAATAAGCGGAGGATGAGGTGAAGAAAGCTATTCTGGCAGTCTTTTTTGTGGCACTCTCACTAAGTATACATGCCCAAGTTACACAACATCTTACTGGCGTGGATAGCCTTAAGATAGGCAGCATGTTTCAGCTTAATATCCAAACTGATTTTCCCTTGCAAGAAGTTTTGATCCCGGACACCTTGAGTGCGTTTAGGGTTCTTGAGAAAAAGATTCGCAAAGATGGTAGCGGAAGTGTTGCCGAATTGAGCATAATTCCCTTAAGAACGGGGACTCTTTCCTTTCCCAAGCTAGAGTTGAAAAGCTCCAGAATAATCGGTAGCGGAAGTTCTACTGATGCTTTTAGGGTTTTTGTTTTACGTAGCAGAGCCGAGGCAGATACTTTGTTAAGAGATATTAAGCCACTCCGGTCATATCCTGCTCAGCTTCCTTTTTGGCTATATCCAGCCGTATTGCTGGTGATAGTTGTACTGGCAATAATGCTAATAATAC from Candidatus Cloacimonadota bacterium carries:
- a CDS encoding DUF58 domain-containing protein, which translates into the protein MHLLSTADLIKKIRRLEIQTKNIVNEIFSGEYHSSFRGQGLEFSEVREYQPGDNYRDIDWNVSARLGLPYIKKYRETRELNVVFLVDVSGSQFLGTQYALKKERIAEIVATLAFSAVANSDRCSLIMYSDRPEKYLPPRKGRNRALEIIREILYYEPSSRGTSLAGACEYAAKILGKRGVVFLLSDFLDSGFEKQMGILAQKQDLIALQVMDKSEMELPDAGILRFRDPETGAVGYINSSDKRLRQAYKAKVSLEQEKLQATLKKMACDHLLFCNEDSYVKVLRAFFALRNKRRMR